Genomic segment of Bacteroides stercoris ATCC 43183:
AGCTACGGCAGGAGAGAAGCTGATGCTGCTGCAAGGCTGGGCGCCGGCGTCCAGAGTCGGAGAAATCTCCGAATGGCTCGATGCGCAGCACGTGTACTACGAGGTAACCTCTCCCGTACCGGGCGACAACGTGCCTATACAGTTGAACAACAAAGGTTTCTTTGCCTGGTTCGAGCCTATATGCAAGCTCTATATGCTGCCCAAGTATAACGAGCTGGACCTGACGCCGTTCTTTGCACCTTTCTTTATGGTGTTCTTCGGCTTGTGTCTGGGAGACTCCGGTTACGGGCTGTTCCTGTTTCTCGGAGCAACCCTGTACCGTCTGTTTGCCAAGAACATCAGCGCTGCGATGAGACCTGTCCTCTCATTGGTGCAGGTATTGGCGGCATCCACTTTCTTCTGCGGATTGCTGACCGGCACGTTCTTCGGAGCGAACATTTACGATATCGACCTGCCTTTCTTCCAAAAAATGAAAGCGGCCTTGTTCATGGACAATAACGATATGTTCCAGTTGTCGTTGATACTCGGTGTGGTGCAGATATTGTTCGGTATGGTGCTGAAAGCGGTGAACCAGGGTATTCAGTTCGGGTTCAAGTATGCCGTGGCTACGATTGGCTGGATTATATTGCTGGTTTCCTGCGGAGTAGGAGCCTTGCTGCCGGAAGTCATGCCATTGGGCGGTACGGTGCATCTGTGCATCCTCGGTGTGGCGGCAGCCATGATATTCCTCTACAACAGTCCGGGAAAGAACATATTCCTCAATATCGGGCTTGGGCTTTGGGATTCCTACAATATGGCTACCGGATTGCTGGGCGATGTGTTGTCGTATGTACGTCTGTTTGCCCTCGGACTGTCGGGTGGTATCCTTGCAGGGGTGTTCAACAGCTTGGCGGTGGGCATGAGTCCTGACAATGTCATTGCAGGTCCCATCGTAATGGTACTGATATTCGTTATCGGCCATGCCATCAATATCTTTATGAACGTGCTCGGTGCAATGGTTCACCCCATGCGTCTGACCTTTGTGGAATTCTTCAAGAACTCCGGATACGAAGGCGGAGGCAAGGAATACAAGCCGTTTAAGAATTGAGAGTTGAGAATTTAAATTGAGAAATAGAGAATAAAGGATTGATAAAAGAGGAAGATAGGAGCTGCGCGGAGATAGTGTGATCTTTTCTCCGAGAGTCTTCAGGAGAATTCTTCAAAAGAAATCTTTAAGAGAAACAAATAAAATATAAACAATAAAAAACGAATAAGATTATGGAAATGAATTTATTGATTGCCTATATTGGCATTGCAGTGATGATTGGTTTGTCGGGTATCGGTAGTGCCTACGGTGTGACAATTGCCGGTAATGCGGCTATCGGTGCGCTGAAGAAGAACGACGGTGCTTTCGGTAACTTCCTTGTGCTGACCGCTCTTCCCGGTACTCAGGGCTTGTACGGTTTTGCAGGCTACTTTATGTTCCAGACTATTTTCGGCATCCTTACTCCGGGCATGACTGCCATTCAGGCTGCTGCCATTCTGGGTGCAGGTATTGCTTTGGGATTGGTTGCCTTGTTCTCCGCTATCCGTCAGGGACAGGTTTGCGCCAACGGTATCGCCGCTATCGGTCAGGGACACGACGTATTCAGCAACACGCTGATTCTTGCCGTATTCCCCGAACTTTATGCGATTGTAGCTTTGGCTGCCACTTTCTTGATTGGCAGTGCGCTGACCGCATAAACAGCAATTACCGACTGCACAAATAGCAGTTG
This window contains:
- a CDS encoding V-type ATP synthase subunit K; translated protein: MEMNLLIAYIGIAVMIGLSGIGSAYGVTIAGNAAIGALKKNDGAFGNFLVLTALPGTQGLYGFAGYFMFQTIFGILTPGMTAIQAAAILGAGIALGLVALFSAIRQGQVCANGIAAIGQGHDVFSNTLILAVFPELYAIVALAATFLIGSALTA
- a CDS encoding V-type ATP synthase subunit I, which produces MITKMKKLTFLVYYKEYEAFLNGVRDLGVVHVAEKQQGVADNTELQDSIRLSARLQATEKLLQAFKPARPAVEETPASAARGLEVLSEVDELQAEKNKLQQQLQTYQKEKAALEPWGNFEPASLSRLHDAGLEVGFYSCSEGNYDATWEDTYNAMVISRQSSRVYFVTVTRNSEETDLDAEQAKLPPYSLERVQVLCNETEQALADNEEKMKVLAEREIPSLRAALKEVNTDMEFSKVMLNTEATAGEKLMLLQGWAPASRVGEISEWLDAQHVYYEVTSPVPGDNVPIQLNNKGFFAWFEPICKLYMLPKYNELDLTPFFAPFFMVFFGLCLGDSGYGLFLFLGATLYRLFAKNISAAMRPVLSLVQVLAASTFFCGLLTGTFFGANIYDIDLPFFQKMKAALFMDNNDMFQLSLILGVVQILFGMVLKAVNQGIQFGFKYAVATIGWIILLVSCGVGALLPEVMPLGGTVHLCILGVAAAMIFLYNSPGKNIFLNIGLGLWDSYNMATGLLGDVLSYVRLFALGLSGGILAGVFNSLAVGMSPDNVIAGPIVMVLIFVIGHAINIFMNVLGAMVHPMRLTFVEFFKNSGYEGGGKEYKPFKN